In the genome of Cryptomeria japonica chromosome 8, Sugi_1.0, whole genome shotgun sequence, one region contains:
- the LOC131857805 gene encoding uncharacterized protein LOC131857805, producing MDLHNLALGAKLAWRMYEQPQKTWCKIMTAKYLDSNDADRIFTVANSINGSPIWKFIWESRNIIIEHLTWKIGNDGKAKFWRDSWNGDISLAEEIDDPVWINEVEALVGPFVTDYILEGQKEAEWIEWKIKQSTECGLAFGIVLAQNGTAQGRGIPLDIIEWSYTNRGKVRSQSLKGFLLAWPTYYKKSKWSIMWVVSLAMLAWYIWKERNRRVFNEEALSFELLIPKIKVAIEEVINIKLVGRKYCTYSSRDKEMERSWNLTKNTSYKFVDKKQNRGSIVWTPPSAGSLKVNFDGASCDNPGKSGYGAIIRDEFGNFVGANFGPLGVTTNNMAEIVGLLARLEWSVGQGFRSLEVEGDSQIVLNGIIK from the exons ATGGACTTGCACAATTTGGCTCTAGGTGCTAAGTTAGCATGGAGGATGTATGAGCAACCTCAAAAAACCTGGTGTAAGATCATGACTGCAAAGTATTTGGACTCAAATGATGCTGATAGGATTTTTACTGTGGCAAACTCGAtcaatggatctccaatttggaaatttatttgggAAAGCAGAAATATCATAATAGAGCATTTAACTTGGAAAATTGGCAATGATGGAAAGGCAAAATTTTGGAGAGACTCTTGGAATGGAGACATTTCCTTAGCTGAGGAAATTGATGATCCAGTGTGGATTAATGAAGTGGAAGCACTAGTTGGTCCTTTTGTGACTGATTACATTTTGGAAGGGCAGAAGGAGGCTGAGTGGATTGAGTGGAAAATT AAGCAGAGCACAGAATGTGGATTGGCATTCGGTATTGTGCTGGCACAAAATGGTACTGCCCAAGGCAGGGGCATTCCTTTGGACATCATTGAATGGTCGTATACTAATAGGGGAAAG GTGAGAAGTCAATCACTAAAAGGTTTTTTATTGGCATGGCCTACCTACTATAAGAAATCAAAATGGAGCATTATGTGGGTGGTTAGTCTGGCCATGCTTGCATGgtatatttggaaggagagaaatcgAAGGGTGTTCAATGAGGAAGCTCTGTCTTTTGAGCTTCTAATCCCAAAAATCAAAGTAGCCATTGAAGAAGTTATAAACATCAAATTAGTCGGAAGGAAGTATTGCACTTATTCTTCCCGGGACAAAGAAATGGAAAGGTCATGGAATTTGACGAAGAACACTAGTTACAAGTTTGTCGACAAGAAGCAGAACAGAGGAAGTATAGTTTGGACTCCTCCCTCAGCTGGAAGCTTGAaggttaactttgatggggctagCTGTGACAATCCTGGTAAATCAGGCTATGGTGCCATTATAAGGGACGAATTTGGTAATTTTGTTGGTGCAAATTTTGGTCCCTTAGGAGTCACTACAAACAATATGGCAGAAATTGTAGGGTTGTTAGCTAGATTGGAATGGAGTGTGGGCCAAGGATTTCGCTCCTTAGAAGTAGAAGGTGACTCTCAAATTGTCTTGAATGGGATAATCAAATAG
- the LOC131857806 gene encoding uncharacterized protein LOC131857806: MVDLEKAIVAGDFNAILNNEEKTGGLRMNAHVMEDFRDFVTDNNLFNVIPKSRKFTWTNTRANFSRISERLDRIFTGTYWIRGQFHLETIILPLTLSDHFPVQLNCITSMAKMKYLRNKIKIWNVKSFKNIFSEKMRVEVELDRVNNLVIEKGMSNKEFNIENSLKEELAEILLRE; encoded by the exons ATGGTTGATTTGGAGAAAGCGATAGTGGCGGGAGATTTCAACGCCATACTCAATAACGAAGAAAAAACTGGAGGATTAAGAATGAATGCCCATGTGATGGAAGATTTCCGAGATTTTGTGACAGATAATAACCTTTTTAACGTTATCCCTAAATCAAGAAAGTTTACATGGACTAATACAAGGGCGAATTTTAGTAGAATTTCAGAGAGATTGGACAGAATATTCACTGgaacatattggattagaggacaGTTTCACTTGGAGACAATAATTCTGCCCTTAACACTCTCGGATCACTTCCCAGTTCAGTTGAACTGTatcacatcaatggcaaag ATGAAATATCTGAGGAACAAGATTAAAATATGGAATGTCAAATCCTTCAAGAATATTTTTTCAGAGAAAATGAGGGTGGAAGTGGAACTTGACAGGGTCAATAACTTGGTGATTGAGAAGGGGATGTCAAACAAAGAATTTAATATTGAGAATTCTCTTAAAGAAGAATTGGCAGAGATTCTTCTGAGAGAATAA